A part of Variovorax sp. HW608 genomic DNA contains:
- a CDS encoding ABC transporter substrate-binding protein, with product MKLKSLALAAALTAASLAPALAQAQAKEQFFPLLVYRTGPYAPNGTPWANGKQDYIKLINATGGINGVKISYEECETGYATDKGVECYERLKDKGATLIDPQATGITFALTDKAPADKIPLLTLGYGLSASQDGNVFKWNFPLMGSYWTAADILIQHIAKKEGGADKLKGKKITLVYHDSPFGKEPIPLLQERAKMNGFELTLIPVAAPGIEQKSAWLQVRQQRPDYVLLWGWGVMNSTALKEAVATGYPREKMYGVWWAGAEPDVKDVGANAKGYNALALNTSGTEPKVIQDILKNVHDKGQGSGPRDEVGSVLYTRGVIIQMLGIEAVRRAQERFGKGKVMNGEQVRWGLENLALDQKKLDALGFAGVLRPISTSCQDHMGSSWARIETWDGSKWNVGADWYQADEQIIRPMVKAAGEKYAGEKKLNRRDASDCGA from the coding sequence ATGAAACTGAAATCGCTCGCCCTGGCCGCGGCACTGACCGCCGCATCGCTCGCACCCGCGCTCGCGCAGGCACAGGCCAAGGAGCAGTTCTTCCCGCTGCTGGTCTACCGCACCGGGCCGTACGCGCCCAACGGCACGCCATGGGCCAACGGCAAACAGGACTACATCAAGCTCATCAATGCGACCGGCGGCATCAACGGCGTGAAGATCAGCTACGAGGAATGCGAGACCGGCTACGCGACCGACAAGGGCGTCGAGTGCTATGAGCGCCTCAAGGACAAGGGCGCGACGCTGATCGATCCGCAGGCCACCGGCATCACCTTCGCGCTGACCGACAAGGCGCCAGCCGACAAGATCCCGCTCCTGACGCTGGGCTACGGCCTCTCGGCCTCTCAGGACGGCAATGTCTTCAAGTGGAACTTCCCGCTCATGGGCAGCTACTGGACCGCCGCCGACATCCTGATCCAGCACATCGCGAAGAAGGAAGGCGGCGCCGACAAGCTCAAGGGCAAGAAGATCACGCTGGTCTATCACGACTCGCCGTTCGGCAAGGAGCCGATCCCGCTGTTGCAGGAACGCGCGAAGATGAACGGCTTCGAGCTCACACTGATCCCGGTGGCGGCACCGGGCATCGAGCAGAAGTCGGCCTGGCTGCAGGTGCGCCAGCAACGGCCCGACTACGTTCTGCTGTGGGGCTGGGGCGTGATGAACTCGACCGCGCTCAAGGAGGCGGTCGCCACCGGCTACCCGCGCGAGAAGATGTACGGCGTGTGGTGGGCCGGCGCCGAGCCGGACGTGAAGGACGTCGGCGCCAATGCCAAGGGCTACAACGCGCTCGCGCTCAACACCTCGGGCACCGAGCCGAAGGTGATCCAGGACATCCTCAAGAACGTGCACGACAAGGGCCAGGGCAGCGGTCCGCGCGACGAGGTCGGCTCGGTGCTCTACACGCGCGGCGTGATCATCCAGATGCTCGGCATCGAGGCGGTGCGGCGCGCGCAGGAGCGCTTCGGCAAGGGCAAGGTCATGAACGGCGAGCAGGTGCGCTGGGGTCTGGAGAACCTCGCGCTCGACCAGAAGAAGCTCGATGCGCTGGGCTTCGCGGGCGTGCTGCGCCCGATCAGCACCTCGTGCCAGGACCACATGGGTTCGAGCTGGGCGCGCATCGAGACCTGGGACGGCAGCAAATGGAACGTGGGCGCGGACTGGTACCAGGCGGATGAGCAGATCATCAGGCCGATGGTGAAGGCGGCCGGCGAGAAGTACGCGGGCGAGAAGAAACTCAATCGCCGCGACGCATCGGACTGCGGCGCCTGA